From Abditibacteriota bacterium:
GGCGTATATGACAGCAGAAATAATATCCGTCGGCACCGAGCTTTTGATGGGGCAGATCACCGACACCAACGCGGCATGGCTGTCCGCGCAGCTGCCGGAGACCGGGCTCATGCTCTACCGCCGTTACACCGTGGGGGACAACCCGGTCAGGCTGAAAGCGGTCCTGACAGAGGCTCTCCGCCGCAGCGACATAGTATTTACCATAGGAGGCCTGGGGCCCACTCCCGACGACATCACCAAGGAGACCGTGGCGGAAGCGCTGGGGCA
This genomic window contains:
- a CDS encoding competence/damage-inducible protein A codes for the protein MTAEIISVGTELLMGQITDTNAAWLSAQLPETGLMLYRRYTVGDNPVRLKAVLTEALRRSDIVFTIGGLGPTPDDITKETVAEALG